In a genomic window of Prosthecobacter algae:
- the vccB gene encoding Verru_Chthon cassette protein B, producing the protein MKTSLPPRSRLGFSLVEVVVAIGIAASTITLMIGLLPAGLSNFRDALNTTVTSQIGQRLLYEAGQTDYAVLTAAPATKPTRYFDDEGTELADETGAIYHALTRVQNSTAIPSAVGGAAQNNLATVLVQVVLNPENRPLTLAGAPVGPTDPPEGTLDPTRTNQKFATFTGHVAKSL; encoded by the coding sequence ATGAAAACGTCCCTCCCCCCCAGGTCACGTCTCGGATTCTCCTTGGTTGAAGTTGTCGTCGCCATCGGCATCGCCGCCTCCACCATCACGCTGATGATCGGCCTCCTGCCCGCCGGGTTGTCGAACTTCCGCGATGCGCTGAATACCACCGTCACCTCGCAGATCGGCCAGCGCTTGCTGTATGAGGCCGGGCAGACGGACTACGCCGTGCTCACCGCCGCCCCCGCCACGAAGCCCACGCGCTACTTTGACGATGAAGGCACCGAGCTAGCAGATGAAACCGGGGCCATCTACCACGCCCTCACCCGCGTGCAAAATTCCACCGCCATCCCCAGCGCTGTGGGCGGTGCCGCGCAAAACAATCTGGCCACCGTCCTCGTCCAGGTCGTGCTGAATCCGGAAAACCGCCCCCTCACCCTGGCTGGTGCCCCCGTCGGCCCCACGGACCCGCCTGAAGGCACCCTGGACCCCACCCGCACCAACCAGAAATTCGCTACCTTCACCGGCCATGTCGCCAAAAGCCTATGA